Proteins found in one Flavobacterium channae genomic segment:
- the accD gene encoding acetyl-CoA carboxylase, carboxyltransferase subunit beta → MAWFKRKEKGITTPTEAKKDVPKGLWYKSPTGKIVDQDELARNLWVSPEDDYHVRIGSKEYFEILFDDNEFKELDANLTSKDPLKFEDTKKYSDRLKEVMDKTKLKDAIRTGVGKSKGKDLVVSCMDFAFIGGSMGAVVGEKIARAIDYSIKHKIPFVLISKSGGARMMEAAYSLMQLAKTSAKLAQLAEEKIPYISLCTDPTTGGTTASYAMLGDINIGEPGALIGFAGPRVVKDTTGKDLPEGFQTSEFLLEHGFLDFISHRKELKNKINLYLDLIQNQEVR, encoded by the coding sequence ATGGCTTGGTTTAAAAGAAAAGAAAAAGGGATTACAACCCCAACAGAAGCTAAAAAAGATGTACCAAAAGGTTTATGGTATAAATCTCCAACAGGAAAAATTGTTGATCAAGACGAATTAGCAAGAAACCTATGGGTTAGCCCTGAAGATGATTATCACGTACGTATTGGTAGTAAAGAATATTTTGAAATTTTATTCGACGATAACGAATTTAAGGAGCTGGACGCTAACTTAACATCTAAAGACCCTTTAAAATTTGAAGACACCAAAAAATATAGTGATCGTTTAAAAGAAGTTATGGATAAAACCAAACTTAAAGATGCTATTCGTACTGGAGTTGGAAAATCAAAAGGAAAAGATTTAGTAGTTTCTTGTATGGATTTTGCTTTTATTGGAGGTTCTATGGGAGCAGTAGTAGGAGAAAAAATTGCTAGAGCAATTGATTATTCTATCAAACACAAAATTCCATTTGTATTAATTTCAAAATCAGGTGGAGCTCGTATGATGGAAGCTGCTTATTCATTAATGCAATTAGCAAAAACATCAGCAAAATTAGCGCAATTAGCAGAAGAAAAAATTCCATACATTTCATTATGTACAGATCCTACAACAGGAGGAACAACAGCTTCTTACGCTATGTTAGGAGATATTAATATTGGTGAGCCAGGAGCTTTAATTGGATTTGCAGGTCCACGTGTTGTAAAAGACACAACTGGTAAAGATTTACCTGAAGGATTCCAAACATCTGAATTCTTATTAGAGCATGGTTTCTTGGATTTTATTTCTCACAGAAAAGAATTAAAAAACAAAATCAACTTATATTTAGATTTGATTCAAAATCAAGAAGTAAGATAA
- a CDS encoding energy transducer TonB, whose product MKKIALALLFISFYTTKTTAQEYSELYSDLDSISKTNVGSNFYRILRMFNYEYNQINDSLTQEERVIVGIIKINSNKKFQFVTINEENKDIKELLNNLFLKAPPFPIENFEKGKDLEYLTVKFDLKKYNYEGIKFNDILIRQREENKTNRIEELDLYPSFGRKPEKFADKEKAIESINDIINKVVRKNFKYPEYAMENDIQGRTITNFVINKEGEIRTIIVYFSHPVLQNQALKIAEFLPTFNPGIKEGKPVSVNYQFPLTFRLQ is encoded by the coding sequence ATGAAAAAAATAGCATTAGCCCTTTTATTTATTAGTTTTTATACCACAAAAACAACAGCACAAGAGTATTCCGAATTATATTCTGACTTAGACAGTATTTCTAAAACAAATGTTGGTTCTAATTTTTACAGAATCTTAAGAATGTTTAATTACGAATACAACCAAATAAATGATTCGTTAACTCAAGAAGAAAGAGTTATTGTTGGGATAATTAAAATTAACAGCAATAAGAAATTTCAATTTGTAACAATTAATGAAGAAAATAAAGACATAAAAGAATTATTAAATAATTTATTTTTAAAAGCTCCACCTTTTCCAATTGAAAATTTTGAAAAAGGTAAAGATTTGGAATACTTAACTGTAAAATTTGATTTAAAAAAATACAATTACGAAGGAATAAAATTTAATGATATTTTAATTCGACAAAGAGAAGAAAACAAAACCAATAGAATTGAGGAATTAGATCTTTATCCTTCATTTGGTAGAAAACCAGAAAAATTTGCAGATAAAGAAAAAGCAATTGAAAGTATTAATGATATAATTAATAAAGTTGTAAGGAAAAATTTTAAGTATCCAGAATATGCAATGGAGAATGATATTCAAGGAAGAACCATTACAAATTTTGTAATTAATAAAGAAGGTGAAATAAGAACTATAATAGTTTATTTTTCACATCCAGTACTTCAAAATCAGGCTTTAAAAATCGCAGAATTTCTACCAACATTTAACCCAGGCATCAAAGAAGGCAAACCAGTATCTGTAAATTACCAATTCCCATTAACTTTTAGATTACAATAA
- a CDS encoding TrmH family RNA methyltransferase: MVSKNQIKLITSLQQKKYRKQEQLFFAEGVKVVQELLNSNFELVYLFTTKEDFSDVSKDKIYAITDAELKKISALSTPNSCLALFRIPEAKPFVEKGLIVALDDVRDPGNLGTIIRLCDWFGIETLYCSEESVDIYNPKVVQATMGSISRVNIVYGNLETLLSKTKLPVFGTFMDGKNIYQEKLPKEGIIVMGNEANGISVAVEKLVSERIAIPRFGNLQLTESLNVATATAIILSEFKRG, from the coding sequence ATGGTTAGTAAAAACCAAATTAAACTAATAACGAGTTTACAACAAAAAAAATATAGAAAACAAGAACAACTTTTCTTTGCTGAAGGCGTAAAAGTAGTTCAAGAATTGTTAAATTCTAACTTTGAGTTGGTGTATTTGTTTACAACTAAAGAAGATTTTTCTGACGTTTCTAAAGACAAAATCTATGCCATTACAGATGCCGAATTAAAAAAAATAAGTGCATTGTCTACACCAAATTCATGTTTGGCGCTTTTTAGAATTCCGGAAGCAAAACCATTTGTTGAAAAAGGATTGATTGTGGCTTTAGATGATGTTCGTGATCCTGGAAATTTAGGAACGATTATTCGTCTTTGTGATTGGTTTGGAATTGAAACTTTGTACTGTTCAGAAGAATCGGTTGACATTTATAATCCAAAAGTAGTGCAAGCAACTATGGGCTCTATAAGCCGAGTGAATATTGTATATGGAAATTTAGAAACATTATTGTCTAAAACAAAATTACCGGTTTTTGGAACTTTTATGGATGGTAAAAACATTTATCAAGAGAAACTTCCAAAAGAAGGAATTATTGTAATGGGTAACGAAGCCAATGGGATTTCTGTTGCTGTAGAAAAATTAGTTTCCGAACGAATTGCAATTCCTAGATTTGGAAATCTACAACTTACGGAAAGCTTGAATGTAGCAACCGCAACCGCAATTATCTTAAGCGAATTTAAACGAGGGTAA
- the porT gene encoding type IX secretion/gliding motility protein PorT/SprT produces MKKLLFFLLFSPILLAQEGIFSKDPIINKENWNKQRVHWGYYLGFNSLDFKFDYLSVTEDIEVGATTGFNVGLIGNLRLAEYFDLRFEPGLYITQRNLTFPNITDNVDRLREVKSTYIFFPLLLKYSALRTGNVRPYLVGGVSTALNLSSNEVAPDDNYNNRFRMTKWTNFYEVGFGIDIYLEYFIFSPSIRGVFSMDDELIRDNDPNSPWTGNVQSMRTRGFFVNFSFH; encoded by the coding sequence ATGAAAAAGTTACTGTTTTTTTTACTTTTTTCACCAATACTTTTGGCTCAGGAAGGCATTTTTAGCAAAGACCCAATTATCAATAAAGAAAATTGGAACAAGCAACGCGTGCACTGGGGATATTATCTTGGATTCAATAGTTTGGATTTTAAATTTGACTACCTTTCCGTAACTGAAGATATTGAAGTTGGCGCTACAACAGGTTTTAATGTTGGGTTAATCGGAAACCTTCGATTAGCAGAATATTTTGATTTGCGTTTTGAACCAGGATTGTACATTACACAACGAAACTTAACTTTCCCTAATATTACTGATAACGTAGACCGATTAAGAGAAGTAAAATCGACTTATATCTTTTTCCCTCTTTTATTAAAATATTCGGCATTACGAACAGGAAACGTTAGACCATATTTAGTTGGTGGAGTTTCTACAGCATTAAATTTAAGTAGTAATGAAGTGGCTCCAGATGACAATTATAACAACCGTTTTAGAATGACCAAATGGACTAATTTTTACGAAGTTGGTTTTGGAATCGATATTTATTTGGAATATTTCATCTTTTCACCTTCAATCAGAGGTGTATTTAGTATGGACGATGAATTAATTCGCGATAACGACCCAAATAGTCCTTGGACAGGAAATGTTCAATCAATGAGAACAAGAGGATTTTTCGTGAATTTCTCTTTCCATTAA
- the tamL gene encoding translocation and assembly module lipoprotein TamL yields the protein MRNNLSKITLLFVIGTIIYSCSLVKRVPENEKLLTKNEIFVNDKLIKEERINNLVVQQPNTKFLNYPFGLTLYNAAKPNPDSSYQAWLERKPNRIKRLNRLLSAKQVQRLGKSFFVSGLSNFMKETGEAPVIIDEKKATKSKERLSGYYYNNGFIRNTATMSIDSTGQKKGKVTYKVTTGKPYFIDSIYKKTESPIIDSLYSTMASKSLIKTGDQYNYDNFSNERKRITQHLRNNGVYHFQESNVKYDAIIDDSIQKLNVNIKIENRYVKDGDTLAKKPFSIYKISRVNIFTNNTSKKERNQFNDSTAYRNFNIYSAGKLKYKPKAITNAIFIEKGKLFSDNDRTLTSKSLSNLKVFNYPNIEYIEDPSDSTNTSLIANIYLMSKPKFIWQPSIDVTTSDVQEFGISGRMAFTWRNLFKRAETFELAAKGNIGSSKDLANPNNVFFNISEYGFEGKLSFPRIVFPVNTRKIIRKEMLPTTNINIGLTSQRNIGLDKENLTGVINYNWTPKQKNNFRFDLINIQFIKNLNPENYFNVYSSSYNTLNNLAQIYNVDPSNIENGNLTPQGAVNFIQDVENGSTSLSPNDNDYNIVRSIGERRERLIENNLIVSSGITFFRNTKENLLDNNFYSIRTKFESSGNVLSLLADTKNEQLSANGNKTMFGIEYSQYIKGEIDFIKHWDFGKKNTLAMRAFAGLAVPYGNAQSIPFSRSYFSGGSNDNRGWQAYSLGPGRSGGVNDFNEANFKLAYSIEYRFRVGGNFYSAIFGDVGNIWNLFDNITDERYTFNGFRSLEDLALGSGIGLRYDFDFFVFRFDLGYKAYDPAREIGDRWLKGVNFSKTVLNFGINYPF from the coding sequence TTGAGAAATAATTTATCAAAAATAACATTATTATTTGTAATCGGAACAATAATTTATTCGTGTTCGTTAGTAAAACGAGTACCCGAAAATGAAAAATTATTGACCAAAAACGAAATTTTTGTCAATGATAAATTGATAAAAGAAGAGCGCATCAACAATCTTGTTGTGCAACAACCGAATACAAAATTCTTGAATTATCCGTTTGGGTTAACGCTTTACAATGCTGCAAAACCAAATCCAGATTCCTCATATCAAGCTTGGTTAGAAAGAAAACCGAACAGAATAAAAAGACTAAATCGCTTATTATCTGCTAAACAAGTACAACGACTTGGAAAATCATTTTTTGTTAGTGGTTTGTCGAATTTCATGAAAGAAACTGGAGAAGCACCCGTAATAATAGATGAGAAAAAAGCAACCAAATCAAAAGAGCGCTTAAGCGGATATTACTACAACAATGGTTTTATCAGAAATACAGCCACAATGTCTATCGATTCAACAGGACAAAAAAAAGGAAAAGTTACCTACAAAGTAACTACTGGTAAACCTTACTTTATAGATTCTATCTACAAAAAAACCGAATCTCCAATAATTGATAGTTTGTATTCTACAATGGCTAGCAAATCGTTGATTAAAACCGGAGATCAGTACAATTACGACAATTTTAGCAACGAAAGAAAAAGAATTACGCAACATCTTAGAAACAACGGTGTTTATCATTTTCAAGAAAGTAACGTAAAATACGATGCTATTATTGACGATTCAATTCAAAAACTTAATGTAAATATTAAAATTGAAAATCGTTATGTTAAAGATGGTGATACACTTGCGAAAAAACCGTTTTCTATTTATAAAATTAGTCGCGTAAATATTTTCACAAACAATACTTCTAAAAAGGAACGCAATCAGTTTAATGATAGTACAGCTTACAGAAACTTTAATATTTACAGTGCAGGTAAATTAAAATACAAGCCAAAGGCAATTACCAATGCCATTTTTATTGAAAAAGGAAAGCTTTTTAGTGATAATGACAGAACTCTTACATCAAAATCATTAAGTAATTTAAAGGTATTCAACTATCCAAATATTGAATATATTGAAGACCCAAGCGATAGCACTAACACATCTTTAATTGCCAATATTTATTTAATGAGTAAGCCAAAATTCATTTGGCAACCTTCTATTGATGTCACTACTTCTGATGTACAAGAATTTGGTATTAGTGGTAGAATGGCATTTACATGGAGAAACTTATTTAAAAGAGCAGAAACTTTTGAATTAGCAGCTAAAGGAAATATTGGTTCTTCAAAAGATTTGGCCAACCCAAACAATGTGTTTTTCAACATTTCAGAATACGGTTTTGAAGGCAAACTTAGTTTTCCAAGAATTGTATTTCCTGTTAATACAAGAAAAATTATCAGAAAAGAAATGTTACCAACAACCAACATCAATATTGGTTTAACGAGTCAACGAAACATAGGTCTTGACAAAGAAAACTTAACTGGAGTTATTAATTACAATTGGACACCAAAACAAAAGAATAATTTTCGTTTTGATTTAATCAACATTCAGTTTATTAAAAACTTAAATCCAGAAAATTATTTTAACGTTTACTCTTCTTCATATAACACATTAAACAATTTAGCTCAGATTTACAATGTTGATCCTTCAAATATTGAAAATGGTAATTTAACACCACAAGGAGCAGTTAATTTTATTCAAGATGTAGAAAATGGTTCTACTTCTTTATCTCCAAATGATAACGATTATAATATTGTAAGAAGTATTGGCGAAAGAAGAGAACGTTTAATTGAAAACAATTTAATTGTATCGTCGGGGATTACTTTTTTCAGAAACACTAAAGAAAATTTACTAGATAACAACTTCTATTCTATTAGAACAAAATTCGAATCTTCTGGAAATGTGTTATCACTATTAGCCGACACTAAAAACGAGCAATTAAGTGCTAATGGAAACAAAACTATGTTTGGTATTGAATATTCTCAATACATAAAAGGAGAAATCGATTTTATCAAACACTGGGATTTTGGTAAAAAAAACACACTAGCTATGCGAGCATTTGCTGGTTTAGCAGTTCCTTATGGAAACGCACAATCGATTCCTTTTTCACGAAGTTATTTTTCTGGAGGTTCAAACGACAACAGAGGTTGGCAAGCATATAGTTTAGGACCTGGAAGAAGTGGTGGAGTTAACGATTTTAATGAAGCAAATTTTAAATTAGCATACAGCATTGAGTATCGTTTTAGAGTTGGAGGTAATTTTTACAGCGCAATTTTTGGAGATGTTGGTAACATTTGGAATCTTTTTGATAATATTACAGATGAAAGATATACTTTTAACGGCTTTAGATCTCTAGAAGATCTTGCTTTAGGTTCTGGTATAGGATTACGATACGATTTTGATTTCTTTGTATTCCGTTTTGACTTAGGTTATAAAGCTTATGATCCAGCAAGAGAAATCGGAGATAGATGGTTAAAAGGAGTCAACTTTAGCAAAACGGTGCTAAATTTTGGAATTAATTATCCATTCTAA
- the fbaA gene encoding class II fructose-bisphosphate aldolase, whose translation MSHNIKPGVATGDQVQEIFNYAKQKGFALPAVNVVGSSTINGVLETAAKLNAPVIIQFSNGGAQFNAGKGLSNENQKSAILGAVAGAKHIHTLAEAYGATVILHTDHCAKNLLPWIDGLLDASEKHFAETGKSLFSSHMIDLSEEPIEENLEISKKYLERMSKMGMTLEIELGITGGEEDGVDNSDVDSSKLYTQPDEVAYAYEELMKVSPRFTIAASFGNVHGVYKPGNVKLTPKILKNSQEYVQNKFNTGNNPVDFVFHGGSGSTLEEIREAISYGVIKMNIDTDLQFAFTEGIRDYMTSKIDYLRTQIGSPDGADSPNKKHYDPRKWVREGEVTFNNRLEQAFADLNNVNTL comes from the coding sequence ATGAGTCACAATATTAAACCTGGTGTTGCTACCGGAGACCAAGTACAGGAAATATTCAATTACGCAAAACAAAAAGGATTTGCATTACCTGCAGTAAATGTTGTGGGATCTAGTACTATAAATGGTGTTTTAGAAACTGCTGCTAAATTAAACGCACCAGTTATCATTCAATTTTCGAATGGTGGAGCACAATTTAATGCTGGAAAAGGATTATCAAATGAAAATCAAAAATCAGCTATTTTAGGAGCTGTTGCAGGAGCAAAACACATTCATACTTTAGCAGAAGCTTATGGTGCTACTGTAATTTTACATACTGACCACTGTGCTAAAAACTTATTACCATGGATTGATGGTTTATTAGATGCTTCTGAAAAACATTTTGCAGAAACAGGAAAATCATTATTCAGTTCTCACATGATTGATTTATCTGAAGAGCCAATTGAAGAAAACTTAGAAATTTCTAAAAAATATTTAGAAAGAATGAGTAAAATGGGCATGACTTTAGAAATTGAATTAGGAATTACTGGTGGAGAAGAAGATGGTGTTGACAACTCTGATGTTGACAGTTCTAAATTATACACACAACCTGATGAAGTTGCTTATGCTTACGAAGAGTTAATGAAAGTAAGTCCAAGATTTACAATTGCTGCTTCTTTCGGAAACGTGCATGGTGTTTACAAACCAGGAAATGTAAAATTAACTCCAAAAATCCTTAAAAACTCTCAAGAATACGTTCAAAATAAATTCAACACAGGAAATAACCCAGTTGATTTTGTATTCCACGGAGGTTCAGGTTCTACATTAGAAGAAATTCGCGAAGCTATTTCTTATGGTGTAATCAAAATGAATATCGATACTGACTTACAATTTGCTTTCACAGAAGGAATCAGAGATTATATGACTTCTAAAATTGATTATTTAAGAACTCAAATCGGAAGTCCTGATGGAGCAGATAGTCCAAATAAAAAACATTACGATCCAAGAAAATGGGTTCGTGAAGGAGAAGTTACGTTCAACAACCGTTTAGAACAAGCTTTTGCTGACTTAAATAACGTAAACACACTTTAA
- a CDS encoding thymidylate synthase, whose product MKQYHDLVKHVLKNGNQKGDRTGTGTLSVFGYQMRFDLSEGFPMVTTKKLHLKSIIYELLWFLKGDTNIKYLQENGVKIWDEWADENGDLGPVYGHQWRNWNSEEIDQITELIETLKTNPNSRRMLVSAWNPSVLPDTSVSFAENVANGKAALPPCHAFFQFYVADGKLSCQLYQRSADIFLGVPFNIASYALFTMMIAQVCDLQVGEFIHTFGDAHIYNNHIEQLQLQLSRECRPLPTMKLNPEIKNIFDFKFEDFTLEGYDPHPHIKGVVAV is encoded by the coding sequence ATGAAACAATATCACGATTTAGTAAAACACGTATTAAAAAACGGCAACCAAAAAGGCGACCGTACCGGAACTGGAACACTTAGTGTTTTTGGATACCAAATGCGTTTTGATTTAAGCGAAGGTTTCCCAATGGTAACCACTAAGAAATTACACTTAAAATCGATTATTTACGAATTGTTGTGGTTTTTAAAAGGCGATACCAATATCAAATATCTACAAGAAAATGGTGTGAAAATCTGGGACGAATGGGCCGATGAAAATGGTGATTTGGGACCAGTTTATGGCCACCAATGGCGCAATTGGAACAGCGAAGAAATTGACCAAATTACCGAATTAATTGAAACGCTAAAAACCAACCCTAACAGTAGAAGAATGTTAGTTTCCGCTTGGAATCCTAGTGTTTTGCCAGATACTTCGGTTTCGTTTGCGGAAAATGTAGCGAATGGAAAAGCCGCTTTACCTCCGTGTCATGCTTTTTTTCAGTTTTATGTGGCGGACGGAAAATTAAGTTGCCAGTTGTACCAACGCAGTGCTGATATTTTCTTAGGCGTTCCGTTTAATATTGCGTCTTATGCTTTGTTTACAATGATGATTGCCCAAGTTTGTGATTTACAAGTAGGCGAATTCATCCACACCTTTGGTGATGCACACATTTACAACAACCATATCGAACAATTACAATTACAATTATCGCGCGAGTGCCGACCTTTACCAACGATGAAATTAAACCCAGAAATCAAAAATATTTTCGATTTCAAATTTGAAGATTTTACGTTAGAAGGTTATGACCCACATCCTCATATTAAAGGTGTTGTGGCCGTTTAA
- a CDS encoding dihydrofolate reductase, with product MLTIIAAASENNALGKDNQLVWHLPDDFKRFKAITSGHYIVMGRKTFESFPKPLPNRTHIIITRQKDYKVPEGCIIASSLHKAIDLCPKNEEVFIIGGGEIYQQSIEIADKIDLTRVHTTIEADTFFPEIDTDKWELIFEEFHAKDEKHDYDFTFLTYVRK from the coding sequence ATGCTTACCATAATCGCAGCTGCATCCGAAAACAATGCTTTAGGAAAAGACAATCAATTGGTTTGGCATTTGCCAGATGATTTTAAGCGTTTTAAAGCCATCACTTCTGGTCATTATATTGTAATGGGAAGAAAAACTTTTGAAAGTTTCCCGAAACCATTACCAAATCGTACACATATTATTATTACGCGACAAAAAGATTACAAAGTTCCTGAAGGTTGCATAATAGCGAGCAGTTTACATAAAGCAATTGATTTGTGTCCAAAAAATGAAGAAGTTTTCATCATTGGTGGAGGCGAAATCTACCAGCAATCTATCGAAATTGCCGATAAAATCGATTTAACTCGCGTGCACACGACCATTGAAGCCGATACTTTTTTTCCAGAAATCGATACTGACAAATGGGAATTAATCTTCGAAGAATTTCATGCAAAAGACGAAAAGCACGATTATGATTTTACTTTTTTAACGTACGTTAGAAAATAA
- a CDS encoding NupC/NupG family nucleoside CNT transporter yields the protein MYKYIFYVLALFLSFTTSAQEIEKKWQLSSSNKDYLELKGGSYELHISSDSLKQKGDYLVQDNFIFLFENGSDSPTKRFVIETKTDSTLTLKNRGKAYSFFASNKATKAEVINGEIKPNEGFSLNSLFRGILGMLALLGIAYIFSSNRKAINWKTIGIGLGVQLILAIGVLKVGFVKTAFEFVGSLFVKVLDFTRAGSEFLLGGMMNVDNFGFIFLFQVLPTIIFFSALTSLLFYLGIIQIVVKGMATVLTKLMNISGAEGLSTAGNIFLGQTEAPLMIKAYLEKMNRSEIFLVMTGGMATVAGGVLAAYISFLGGNDPVLRLEFAKHLLAASVMAAPGAIIISKILCPQTESVNTDVEVTKEKIGSNILDAIATGTTEGLKLAANVAAMLLVFIAFIAMINYTFGKIGLWTGLNDVIAANTPYKSFSLETILGIIFSPLMWLIGIAKEDMMLMGQLLGIKLAASEFVGYIQLAELKNVANEVHFTFNKSVIMATYMLCGFANFASIGIQIGGIGSLAPNQRKTLSEFGLKAVLGGSLASLLSATIAGMIIG from the coding sequence ATGTATAAATATATTTTTTATGTATTGGCTTTATTTTTAAGCTTTACAACTTCAGCTCAAGAAATTGAGAAAAAATGGCAACTTTCATCTTCAAATAAAGATTATTTAGAGTTAAAAGGTGGCAGCTACGAACTTCACATTTCGTCAGACAGCTTAAAACAAAAAGGAGACTATTTAGTTCAAGATAATTTTATTTTCTTATTTGAAAATGGTTCGGATTCTCCAACAAAACGTTTCGTAATTGAAACCAAAACCGATTCTACCCTTACTTTAAAAAACAGAGGTAAAGCCTATTCTTTTTTCGCATCAAACAAAGCTACCAAAGCCGAAGTAATCAATGGCGAAATCAAACCAAACGAAGGTTTTTCACTAAACAGTTTGTTTAGAGGAATATTAGGAATGTTAGCCTTATTAGGAATCGCTTACATTTTCAGTTCTAACAGAAAAGCCATCAACTGGAAAACCATTGGAATTGGATTAGGCGTACAGTTAATCTTAGCAATTGGTGTTTTAAAAGTAGGATTTGTAAAAACGGCATTTGAATTTGTAGGAAGTTTGTTCGTAAAAGTGTTAGATTTTACCAGAGCAGGAAGCGAATTCTTACTTGGAGGCATGATGAATGTGGATAATTTCGGATTCATTTTCTTATTTCAAGTATTACCCACTATTATTTTCTTTTCTGCATTGACTTCTTTATTATTCTATTTGGGAATCATTCAGATTGTCGTAAAAGGAATGGCGACAGTGTTAACCAAATTAATGAACATTTCAGGAGCAGAAGGTTTATCAACAGCTGGAAATATTTTCTTAGGACAAACCGAAGCACCTTTGATGATTAAAGCCTATTTAGAAAAAATGAACCGAAGCGAAATCTTCTTAGTAATGACGGGAGGAATGGCAACAGTGGCTGGAGGAGTTTTAGCGGCTTACATCAGTTTTTTAGGCGGAAACGATCCTGTATTGCGATTAGAATTTGCGAAACACTTATTAGCTGCATCTGTAATGGCGGCTCCTGGTGCGATTATTATTTCAAAAATATTATGTCCACAAACGGAGTCTGTAAACACAGATGTTGAAGTTACCAAAGAAAAAATTGGTTCTAACATATTAGATGCCATTGCAACAGGAACAACCGAAGGTTTAAAATTAGCAGCAAACGTAGCCGCAATGTTATTAGTTTTCATTGCTTTCATTGCGATGATTAACTACACTTTTGGGAAAATCGGCCTTTGGACAGGCTTAAATGATGTTATTGCAGCAAATACACCTTATAAATCATTCTCATTAGAAACTATTTTAGGAATCATTTTCTCACCATTAATGTGGTTAATTGGAATTGCTAAAGAAGACATGATGTTAATGGGACAATTATTAGGAATCAAATTAGCCGCATCAGAATTTGTAGGTTATATACAATTAGCAGAATTGAAAAACGTAGCTAACGAAGTCCATTTCACTTTCAACAAATCGGTAATTATGGCAACTTATATGTTGTGTGGATTTGCGAACTTTGCTTCTATCGGAATTCAAATTGGCGGAATTGGTTCATTAGCACCAAACCAAAGAAAAACTTTATCAGAATTCGGTTTGAAAGCCGTTTTAGGAGGAAGTTTAGCTTCATTACTATCAGCAACTATTGCAGGAATGATTATAGGCTAA
- the ubiE gene encoding bifunctional demethylmenaquinone methyltransferase/2-methoxy-6-polyprenyl-1,4-benzoquinol methylase UbiE encodes MSKNITPYQDSELGKKEQVAQMFDTISENYDGLNRVISFGTDAKWKKKILKMVAAREPKTILDIATGTGDLAILFANSSATEIIGLDISQGMLDIGKKKIAAQNLDSRIQMVLGDGENVPYPDNYFDTITVAYGVRNFENLEKGLSEILRTLKPNGQLIILETSVPTKFPFKQGYAFHSKVLLPLIGKLFSKDKTAYSYLSDSANEFPFGEALNNILRKIGFIDVKHLPQTFGVATIYQASKK; translated from the coding sequence ATGTCAAAAAATATTACGCCATATCAAGATTCTGAATTAGGAAAAAAAGAACAGGTTGCTCAAATGTTTGACACCATTTCTGAAAATTATGATGGGTTAAACCGAGTTATTTCTTTTGGAACAGATGCCAAATGGAAAAAGAAAATCTTGAAAATGGTTGCAGCACGTGAGCCAAAAACAATCTTAGATATTGCTACTGGAACTGGTGATTTAGCCATTTTATTTGCCAATTCTTCGGCTACCGAAATCATTGGATTAGATATTTCACAAGGCATGTTAGACATAGGGAAGAAAAAAATAGCAGCACAAAACTTGGATTCCAGAATTCAAATGGTTTTAGGTGATGGCGAAAATGTTCCATATCCTGATAATTATTTTGACACAATTACTGTTGCTTACGGAGTTCGTAATTTTGAAAACTTAGAAAAAGGATTGTCAGAAATTTTAAGAACACTAAAGCCAAACGGACAATTAATTATTTTAGAAACTTCTGTCCCAACAAAATTTCCATTCAAACAAGGCTATGCTTTTCATTCAAAAGTACTATTGCCTTTAATCGGAAAATTGTTTTCAAAAGACAAAACTGCGTACTCATATCTTTCAGATTCTGCAAACGAATTTCCTTTTGGTGAAGCTTTAAACAATATTTTGAGAAAAATTGGGTTTATAGATGTGAAACATCTACCTCAAACATTTGGAGTAGCTACAATTTATCAAGCATCTAAAAAATAA